The nucleotide sequence TTGTCCAATAATCCGCCCCAAACACTTCTGCTGCTTCCAAGTACTCCGGACTTATCATCTGCAAACCGGCTAGGATAATAACGAATACAATTGCAGTCGCTCTCCAAAGCTCCGCTAGGACTATTGCTAAAAATTCCATATGCCTAAATTGATAACCAAAGAAATAAACCGGATTATCAATTAATCCAATGTTCAGAAATAGCTTATTCAAAAATCCGCTTGGAGAAAGCATGGCATACCAAATCAGACCTGCAGCAACATCGCTAATCGTGAGGGGAATTATTAAAGCATAAAGCGCTAAATCTTTACCTTTAAATGCCCTGTTCATAACCAGGGCTAAAACTAATGCCAAACCAACTTGAGTAGGCACAATAACGGCAGCTAAACCGATAGTATATTTAAGAGCATCCCAAAAACGGGGATCACTAATCGTTCTATTAACAGTTGCAAGAGAAAAAGCACCATTCTCAGTGAAAGCTAAATACAGAGCTTGAATAAGGGGATAACCAACAAAAAACATCAGATATGCAAAAGCCGGCAAAATTAAAAGATAGGGAAGATAGGAGGCCTTAACCTTCATATTCCTCCCTCATGGAACTTCTACGCCTTGCTCCTCAAAGAGTCCAATAAGCTTTGGCTTAAGCTCTTTTGTGACTGCCGCTGGATCTTCGCCCTTAAGAACTATTCTCTCAAATGCTGTTCTGTAAATGTCCTTGAATTCACCACCTTTTGCTCCAAGGTTTGGAATCATTGCAACAACTGCATCTGGTGTTGCGGACTGTACAGCAACACCTTCAGCCAGAATCTTAAGTGGTCCTTCTGGTAATACACCACTTGCTTCTTTGACTGTTGGGAAGAATCCAACCTTCTCAAGGACTTTAACCTGTGTCTCTGGTCTTGTGAGGTAATCAATTAACTTCCATGCTTCCTCTGGGTGTGGAGCGCCCTTTGGAATTGCCAATCCTGCAACTACTAAGATAAATCCTCTTCCCTTTGGTCCTCTTGGAACAGGAACAACTACGAATTGATCTGGACTTGTCTCAATTGCGTTTTTAATTCTTGCAGTGTGATCCCAAGCAATAAGAACCTCTCCTCTTAAGAGCGGCTCAGCCATTGCATCCCAAGTTGTGCTTGCTGGGTTTACATACGGCCAGAGCTCCTTGAGGTAGTTCCACATTGTAACTGCCTCTGGGCTGTCAAATGCCTTTGTTTGGTAACCAGTGAATGATGGATAGATGTACCCGTGGAGGAATCTTACAAAGAGTCCTTTTGGTCCAGCTGGAAATCCGACTTGTGGCTTTCCTGTTGCCTCTTTAAGCTTCTTGGCCCAAGCTAAGAATGCATCGTAAGTCCACTTGTCAGTTCCCTTCATAACATCCTCCTTTGTAAGTCCATCTGGCAAGTACTCAAATGCCTTCTTGTTGATTACCATAACGTATGTAGCACTCATCCATGGAACGTAAACCTTCTTTCCTCCAATTGTTGCATATTTCTCAAAGGTTGTTATGAAAGTTCTTCCCTCAAGCTTCGGCATTCCGCTTAAGTCCATGAGCCAGCCTTTTGAGTTAAAGTAATCTAGACCACCATGCAAGTCACCGATGAGATCAATAGTAACTTTTCCAGCTTTTTCCTCAGCCTCAAGTCTTGTAGCCATGTCAGAATAGCTTATGGGTATGAAATCAACATCAATTCCCGTCTCTTTCTTAAATCCGCTCAGGAGCTCTTCTTGAACAAAAACTCTCTCCTCTGGTGGATTTAGCTGTGTTGAGAGCCAAATAAGCTTTACTGCTTCTTTTGGCTGCTCAGTAGTTGTTGGCTGTTCAGAAGTAGTCGGTGTTGTTGTCTTTTCGCCACCTATGCACCCACTTACTATCGCTCCTAAAAGAACGAAAACCAAAAGCCCCACAATTTTTGCTTTTCGGTTCATTAACCCTCACCTCAGTGCAGTAAGTCACTAAAATCTACTTCAAGGAGATATATAAACATTATGATAAAACCACTTTTAGTTGTTGTATTTTGTAAAGGAAACCAAAAAAAGAAGAGGAGAAATTAGAGTTTTACAATCTTTCCAGTTCTAGAAGACTCGTAAGCTGCCAAAACTATCTCCAAGTTTTTCTTTGCATCTTCCCCAGTTATTGGGGGTTCTTTATCCTCAAGTATGGATTCTATAAAGTATTTAACAATGTTTTCGACATCTGGCCTCTCCCAGTAAATCTTTTCAGCCCTGTCTTGGTACACTGTGAAATCGGGATACGCTGTTCTTATATCCAAAAAGCCGTCCTTACCAAGGATATAGTATTTCATTTCAAGCCCATAGGGATAGCCTCTTGGGTTGCCCCAGCCAGCATTTAACACCGCAGTGACACCATTCCTGAATTCTAAAACTGCAGTCCCAATGTCATCAACTGGAAATCCATAAATCTTCGAACCAATATCGGCGTAAACCCTCTTAACATCGCTCTCTGTCAACCAGAGGAGAGAATCAATTCCATGTGGTGCAGTGTCCATAAATCCTCCTCCACCAGACTTTCTAACATCGAGGAACCAAGTCATATCCAAGCCTTCAAGGAATATTGGTGGCTTAACATACTCTGAAATTGCATAGATGTATTCCAACTTTCCTATTTCTCCGTTTTCAATCATGCTCTTTGCTTTCCTAAGAGGAATTGTGAATCTTGGATTGAAAGGAACCATTAGTTTAACCCCAGCCTTCTTGGCTGCTTTGATAATTTCGTCAGCATCTTCAAGAGTCAAAGCAATTGGCTTTTCTAGGAGAAGATGTTTCCCCTCTTCAATAACTCTAAGGGCAACTTCCTTATGGCGGTAAGTCTCAATTGCGACATAAACAGCATCAACTTTTTTATCCTTCAGCAAGTCTTCATAGTTCTTATAGAATTTAGCCTTAAGTCTCTGAGCTTCCCTTTTAGCAACATCAGAATTAGAACCATCTCCGGAAATTGCATACAGCTTAGCTTTTGGATTGGAAGCAAAAGTTGATCCATACCTGATGGCATGAGGATGAGCATAGCTTATAATTCCAATGTTAATTTTCATACTACCACCCCCTTGAGGTTAACAGGTTCCTCTTTGTGAGCTGATTCAATGGCCTTTTCAGCGATTTGAAGTGCTATCAATGCATCTCTCGCTGTAATCACTGGCTCTTCTTTTCCAAGAATTACACGGAAGAAGTGCCTCAATTCTCTTTCGAATGCATCTGGAAATGTTGAGAGCATTGGGGAAAATCTAGGCATTTCAAAGTGACTCTTAATGACACCAACAACTGGAGTGTCCATTGGAGTGTAGCGAATCCTTCCATTTTTGCCAAGAATATCGAGATGATGGTAGAACACACCATAACGAGCTGGATACGAATATGCCCAGCTCACCTCAGCTATTCCAGTCTTTCCCCCCTCAAACTGTATCATCATGACAAAGTGATCGTATGTGTTGTTAACCCTCGCTTCCTTCCTTATCTCTTTTCCAATTCCAAGAACCCTAACAGGCTCGCTCTCAAAGAACCACCTCAAGAAATCAGTGACATGGACTCCTAAATCAATTGCAACTCCCCCACCTTTATGAGGCTTCCAGTACCATGCACTTTCTGGAAAAGGAAGTCTTTGAACCTCTGCTTTTCTAATTTGCATTGGTAAGATGTTTCTCTTTTTGATAATTTCTTTTATCTGCATCCATCTCTTATCAAATCTCCTCGTGTGTCCAACCAAAAGCCACAATCCTTCTTTTTCTGCTGTCTTTATCATTTTTTCTGCTTCTTCACTTCTTAAGGCGATTGGTTTTTCAACAATGACATGCTTGCCAGCTTTCAGTGCTTTAATTGCAATCTCAGCATGAGTATAAGTTGGGGTTAGAATTTCAACAACATCCAAATCTAAGTCAAGAAATTCATCCAAATTTGTAAAATACTTAGCATTAAACTCTTTTGCGGCTTCTCTTGCTTTCTTTTCTTTAATATCCATAAAGGCCACAACTTTTATTATTTCAATGTTTTTAAGGGCGTTCTTATGGGCCAAATTGAATATATTTCCACAACCTACAACGCCTACTCTTAGCTTCCGCTCAGGCATATGGCATCACTAATAGTAACCGACAAACAAAAAGTATATAACATTTTTCATTATAAACCACTTTAGATGGTTGTATTTTTCAGGTGATGAAAATGAAAGTTATGGTGGGAATACCCAGCTA is from Thermococcus paralvinellae and encodes:
- a CDS encoding carbohydrate ABC transporter permease, with product MKVKASYLPYLLILPAFAYLMFFVGYPLIQALYLAFTENGAFSLATVNRTISDPRFWDALKYTIGLAAVIVPTQVGLALVLALVMNRAFKGKDLALYALIIPLTISDVAAGLIWYAMLSPSGFLNKLFLNIGLIDNPVYFFGYQFRHMEFLAIVLAELWRATAIVFVIILAGLQMISPEYLEAAEVFGADYWTKLRKIVIPLLKPSIQSALIIRTLFAMQVFGIVWILAGRDIPILAGEGFYQLTEIKDYGVASIYALTIAALSIVLGAMYIKFMKAEYLEVKE
- a CDS encoding ABC transporter substrate-binding protein yields the protein MNRKAKIVGLLVFVLLGAIVSGCIGGEKTTTPTTSEQPTTTEQPKEAVKLIWLSTQLNPPEERVFVQEELLSGFKKETGIDVDFIPISYSDMATRLEAEEKAGKVTIDLIGDLHGGLDYFNSKGWLMDLSGMPKLEGRTFITTFEKYATIGGKKVYVPWMSATYVMVINKKAFEYLPDGLTKEDVMKGTDKWTYDAFLAWAKKLKEATGKPQVGFPAGPKGLFVRFLHGYIYPSFTGYQTKAFDSPEAVTMWNYLKELWPYVNPASTTWDAMAEPLLRGEVLIAWDHTARIKNAIETSPDQFVVVPVPRGPKGRGFILVVAGLAIPKGAPHPEEAWKLIDYLTRPETQVKVLEKVGFFPTVKEASGVLPEGPLKILAEGVAVQSATPDAVVAMIPNLGAKGGEFKDIYRTAFERIVLKGEDPAAVTKELKPKLIGLFEEQGVEVP
- a CDS encoding Gfo/Idh/MocA family protein, which produces MKINIGIISYAHPHAIRYGSTFASNPKAKLYAISGDGSNSDVAKREAQRLKAKFYKNYEDLLKDKKVDAVYVAIETYRHKEVALRVIEEGKHLLLEKPIALTLEDADEIIKAAKKAGVKLMVPFNPRFTIPLRKAKSMIENGEIGKLEYIYAISEYVKPPIFLEGLDMTWFLDVRKSGGGGFMDTAPHGIDSLLWLTESDVKRVYADIGSKIYGFPVDDIGTAVLEFRNGVTAVLNAGWGNPRGYPYGLEMKYYILGKDGFLDIRTAYPDFTVYQDRAEKIYWERPDVENIVKYFIESILEDKEPPITGEDAKKNLEIVLAAYESSRTGKIVKL
- a CDS encoding Gfo/Idh/MocA family protein; amino-acid sequence: MPERKLRVGVVGCGNIFNLAHKNALKNIEIIKVVAFMDIKEKKAREAAKEFNAKYFTNLDEFLDLDLDVVEILTPTYTHAEIAIKALKAGKHVIVEKPIALRSEEAEKMIKTAEKEGLWLLVGHTRRFDKRWMQIKEIIKKRNILPMQIRKAEVQRLPFPESAWYWKPHKGGGVAIDLGVHVTDFLRWFFESEPVRVLGIGKEIRKEARVNNTYDHFVMMIQFEGGKTGIAEVSWAYSYPARYGVFYHHLDILGKNGRIRYTPMDTPVVGVIKSHFEMPRFSPMLSTFPDAFERELRHFFRVILGKEEPVITARDALIALQIAEKAIESAHKEEPVNLKGVVV